A single genomic interval of Mycolicibacterium holsaticum DSM 44478 = JCM 12374 harbors:
- a CDS encoding helix-turn-helix transcriptional regulator, whose product MGEEVHAAPARPRRDRLPRNRQRERVLHLLRKYDGAMDAAEIATQIGLHVTTVRFHLDALCDEGAVVRTRLPRSGAGRPRTGYVAVEERLDYRVLAEVLAMELGRTEETRRERAERAGRRWANQMAAVFTADAGTARNGADHAVDRLAVAASKVFARMGFAPELLTPKRSRAKRERVIMLHACPIRELARSHPEVGCGLHRGVLAGLVRDTGMSAELEPFVEPELCLARLVSND is encoded by the coding sequence GTGGGCGAGGAAGTCCATGCAGCGCCGGCGCGACCGCGACGAGATCGCCTACCGCGCAACAGGCAACGCGAACGCGTGCTGCATCTGCTGCGCAAGTACGACGGTGCGATGGACGCCGCCGAAATCGCTACGCAGATCGGTCTGCACGTAACGACGGTGCGCTTTCACCTCGACGCGTTGTGTGACGAGGGTGCGGTCGTGCGCACGCGGTTACCCCGCAGCGGAGCGGGACGGCCGCGGACCGGTTATGTGGCGGTGGAGGAGCGGCTGGACTACCGGGTTCTCGCCGAAGTCTTGGCGATGGAGCTCGGCAGGACCGAGGAGACCCGCCGCGAGCGGGCCGAGCGTGCGGGACGGCGCTGGGCGAACCAGATGGCCGCGGTGTTCACGGCGGACGCCGGGACCGCCCGCAACGGCGCCGACCACGCAGTCGATCGTCTGGCGGTTGCGGCGTCCAAAGTCTTTGCCCGCATGGGTTTCGCGCCCGAACTGCTGACCCCGAAGCGCTCACGCGCGAAGCGTGAACGGGTGATCATGCTGCATGCCTGCCCGATCCGCGAACTGGCACGCTCGCACCCCGAGGTGGGCTGCGGCCTTCACCGCGGGGTGCTGGCCGGGCTGGTACGCGATACGGGGATGTCCGCGGAGCTCGAGCCGTTCGTCGAGCCCGAACTCTGCCTGGCGAGGTTGGTGTCAAATGACTGA
- the mnmA gene encoding tRNA 2-thiouridine(34) synthase MnmA, with protein sequence MRVLVAMSGGVDSSVAAARMVDASHDVVGVHLALSAAPGTLRTGSRGCCSKEDAGDARRVADVLDIPFYVWDFADRFADDVIDDFVSAYARGETPNPCVRCNERIKFSALAARALALGFDAVATGHYARLVDGRLRRAVDYDKDQSYVLGVLTAEQLRHALFPIGDTPKAQIREEAARRGLAVADKPDSHDICFIPSGDTRAFLGARIGVRRGAVVDAGGTVLAEHDGVHGFTVGQRKGLGIAGPGPDGRPRYVTGIDAETSTVYVGEAADLDIWTLTGESPVFTSGVAPAGPVECAVQVRAHGGIADGVAQLRDGQLVVDLRAPLRGVAPGQTMVLYRTDPQGDEVLGSATIRR encoded by the coding sequence ATGCGCGTACTCGTGGCGATGAGCGGTGGGGTGGACTCTTCGGTTGCCGCCGCCCGGATGGTCGACGCCAGCCACGACGTCGTCGGCGTGCACCTGGCGCTGTCGGCCGCGCCTGGCACGCTGCGCACCGGATCGCGCGGTTGTTGCTCGAAGGAAGACGCCGGGGATGCCCGTCGCGTCGCCGATGTGCTCGACATCCCGTTCTACGTTTGGGATTTCGCCGACCGCTTCGCAGATGACGTTATCGACGACTTCGTGTCCGCTTACGCGCGCGGTGAGACGCCGAACCCGTGTGTGCGGTGCAACGAACGAATCAAGTTCTCCGCGTTGGCCGCCCGTGCGCTGGCGCTGGGTTTCGACGCGGTGGCCACCGGCCACTACGCCCGGCTCGTCGACGGCAGGCTGCGCCGCGCGGTCGATTACGACAAGGACCAGTCCTACGTGCTCGGTGTGTTGACCGCCGAGCAGCTGCGTCACGCGCTGTTCCCCATCGGTGATACGCCGAAGGCCCAGATCCGCGAGGAGGCCGCGCGTCGCGGGCTCGCGGTCGCCGACAAACCCGACAGCCACGACATCTGCTTCATCCCGTCCGGGGACACCCGGGCGTTTCTGGGCGCACGCATCGGCGTGCGCAGAGGCGCCGTGGTCGACGCGGGCGGCACGGTACTGGCCGAACACGACGGGGTGCACGGTTTCACCGTCGGACAGCGCAAGGGCCTGGGCATCGCCGGGCCCGGCCCCGACGGCCGGCCGCGCTACGTCACCGGCATCGACGCCGAAACCAGCACCGTCTATGTCGGCGAGGCCGCGGATCTGGATATCTGGACATTGACCGGCGAAAGTCCCGTGTTCACCTCCGGCGTCGCACCCGCCGGGCCGGTGGAGTGCGCGGTACAGGTGCGCGCGCACGGCGGGATCGCCGACGGCGTCGCGCAACTGCGTGACGGGCAGTTGGTGGTCGATCTGCGCGCTCCGCTGCGCGGGGTGGCCCCGGGACAGACGATGGTGCTCTACCGCACGGACCCGCAGGGAGACGAGGTTCTCGGGAGCGCGACCATCCGTCGGTGA
- a CDS encoding cysteine desulfurase family protein, which translates to MTSPTTPDALRPRGSSGPVYLDHAATTPMHPAAIEAMTAVLATVGNASSLHGTGRVARRRMEEAREALALVLGARPSEVIFTAGGTESDNLAVKGIFWARRDAEPRRRRIVTTPVEHHAVLDAVEWLVEHEGAEVSWLPVQPDGSVTSSALRDILQRNDDVALVSVMWANNEVGTIMPIAELASVAAEFGVPMHSDAVQAVGQIPVDFAASGLSAMSVTAHKFGGPTGVGALLLRRDTACVPLLHGGGQERDVRSGTPHVAGAVAMAAAAKVAVEGLDAHSARVTRLRDRLIDGVLSTIDDAHLNGAGGAGRLPGNTHFTFRGCEGDSLLMLLDAKGIECSTGSACTAGVAQPSHVLIAMGSDPANARGSLRFSLGHTSTEADVDAALAVLPAAVKRARQAVLASSGALD; encoded by the coding sequence ATGACCTCGCCGACGACGCCGGATGCCCTTCGCCCGAGGGGCTCATCAGGGCCGGTCTACCTCGATCACGCCGCCACCACCCCGATGCACCCCGCTGCCATCGAGGCGATGACGGCGGTGCTGGCGACCGTCGGCAACGCATCGTCGCTGCACGGCACCGGCCGGGTGGCACGCCGCCGGATGGAGGAGGCGCGCGAGGCGCTGGCCCTCGTGCTGGGCGCGCGGCCGTCGGAGGTGATCTTCACCGCGGGCGGCACCGAAAGTGACAACCTGGCCGTCAAGGGCATCTTCTGGGCCCGCCGTGACGCCGAACCCCGTCGTCGCCGCATCGTCACCACGCCCGTCGAGCACCACGCCGTGCTGGACGCGGTGGAATGGCTTGTCGAGCACGAAGGCGCCGAGGTGAGCTGGCTGCCGGTGCAGCCGGACGGATCGGTGACATCGAGCGCGTTACGAGACATCCTGCAGCGCAACGACGACGTCGCTCTCGTCTCGGTGATGTGGGCCAACAACGAGGTCGGCACCATCATGCCGATCGCTGAACTGGCCTCGGTGGCAGCCGAGTTCGGCGTGCCGATGCACAGCGACGCGGTGCAGGCCGTCGGCCAGATCCCGGTCGACTTCGCGGCCAGTGGACTGTCGGCGATGAGCGTCACCGCACACAAGTTCGGCGGGCCCACCGGGGTCGGCGCGTTGCTGCTGCGCCGAGACACCGCCTGCGTTCCGCTGCTGCACGGCGGCGGTCAGGAACGCGATGTCCGTTCCGGCACACCGCACGTCGCCGGCGCGGTGGCGATGGCCGCGGCGGCCAAGGTGGCCGTCGAAGGACTCGACGCGCACAGCGCGCGGGTGACCCGACTGCGGGACAGGTTGATCGACGGTGTGCTGTCCACCATCGACGACGCACATCTCAACGGGGCGGGTGGGGCCGGCAGGTTGCCGGGCAACACGCACTTCACCTTCCGTGGCTGCGAGGGCGACTCGTTGTTGATGCTGCTGGACGCCAAGGGAATCGAATGTTCGACGGGTTCGGCGTGCACCGCAGGGGTGGCGCAGCCGTCCCACGTGCTGATCGCGATGGGCAGCGACCCGGCCAACGCCAGAGGGTCGCTGCGGTTTTCGCTGGGGCACACCAGCACCGAGGCGGACGTCGACGCCGCCCTTGCCGTGCTGCCCGCCGCGGTGAAGCGAGCCCGGCAGGCGGTGCTGGCGAGTTCGGGAGCGCTGGACTAA
- a CDS encoding nitroreductase — MSALTDVIGQRRSTRMFLPDKPVPRELLDEALALAMRAPSNTNLQPWRLFLTSGPRRDRLVAALLEQAVRGFPETVGIPESFAPLRYEFGALVYGAMGVARDDREGRQRARLRNWEFFRAPVAGVVCMHRELGLADAVGVGMFLQTLLLALTERGLGTCVQASIAHFPETLHAELDIPDELTPICGLAVGYPDPGFPANQLYTPRNAVAANVVFRES; from the coding sequence ATGAGCGCGCTGACGGACGTGATCGGGCAACGCCGTTCGACCCGGATGTTCCTGCCGGACAAGCCGGTGCCCCGAGAGCTGCTCGACGAAGCCCTCGCTCTGGCCATGCGCGCCCCCTCGAACACGAACCTTCAGCCGTGGCGACTGTTCCTGACGTCCGGACCCCGGCGCGACCGGCTGGTCGCGGCACTGCTGGAGCAGGCGGTGCGCGGGTTCCCGGAGACCGTGGGCATCCCGGAAAGCTTCGCGCCGCTGCGCTACGAGTTCGGGGCGCTGGTGTACGGCGCGATGGGAGTCGCCAGGGACGATCGCGAGGGCAGGCAGCGCGCCCGGCTGCGCAACTGGGAGTTCTTCCGGGCGCCCGTGGCCGGGGTGGTGTGTATGCACCGCGAGCTCGGTCTGGCCGACGCGGTCGGGGTCGGGATGTTTCTGCAGACGCTGTTGCTCGCCCTCACCGAACGCGGGCTCGGCACCTGCGTGCAGGCCTCGATCGCGCACTTCCCGGAAACCCTGCACGCCGAGCTGGACATCCCCGACGAGCTCACCCCGATCTGTGGGCTTGCCGTCGGCTATCCCGACCCGGGCTTTCCGGCCAACCAGCTGTACACCCCGCGCAACGCCGTGGCGGCCAACGTGGTGTTCCGGGAGTCCTGA
- a CDS encoding SDR family oxidoreductase, with the protein MKITVIGATGLIGSKVVPLLEAGGHTVVSASRQSGLDVLTGEGLADALSGADVLVDLTNSPSFEDEPVKQFFTTSTTNLVKAAAEAGVDHYVALSIVGADGLPDSGYMRAKVVQETILRQSGLPYTIVRATQFDEFAESITESLTIDGQVHAPDGMIQPIAGDDVAVQVARAAMAPARNGYVNIGGPDKLSFADLARAVLSAKGDDRPVVVDSTATYFGTRVDDHSLVTGDDATIAPIRFADWMASR; encoded by the coding sequence ATGAAGATCACGGTTATCGGCGCCACCGGGCTCATCGGTTCCAAGGTGGTTCCGCTGCTGGAAGCCGGCGGCCACACGGTGGTGTCGGCGTCCCGTCAAAGCGGGCTGGACGTGCTCACCGGCGAGGGCCTGGCCGACGCGCTGAGCGGTGCAGACGTGCTGGTGGACCTGACGAACTCGCCGTCGTTCGAGGACGAACCCGTCAAGCAGTTCTTCACCACGTCGACCACCAACCTGGTGAAAGCCGCCGCCGAAGCCGGCGTCGACCACTACGTGGCGTTGTCCATCGTCGGGGCCGACGGGCTGCCCGACAGCGGCTACATGCGGGCCAAGGTCGTCCAGGAGACGATCCTGCGCCAATCGGGGCTGCCGTACACGATCGTGCGGGCCACCCAGTTCGACGAGTTCGCCGAGTCCATCACCGAATCGTTGACGATCGACGGGCAGGTGCATGCGCCCGACGGGATGATCCAGCCGATCGCAGGCGATGACGTCGCCGTGCAGGTGGCGCGCGCGGCCATGGCGCCCGCCCGCAACGGCTACGTCAACATCGGCGGACCCGACAAGTTGTCGTTCGCCGATCTGGCCCGCGCGGTGCTGAGCGCCAAAGGTGACGACCGGCCCGTCGTCGTCGACTCGACGGCCACTTACTTCGGCACCCGGGTCGACGACCACAGCCTGGTCACCGGCGACGACGCCACGATCGCGCCGATCCGGTTCGCCGACTGGATGGCCAGCCGGTAG
- a CDS encoding electron transfer flavoprotein subunit alpha/FixB family protein: MAEVLVLVEHAEGAPKKVTAELITAARALGEPSAVVVGKPGTAEPLVESLKEAGAAKIYTAESDEAENYLITPYVDVLASLVESAGPAAVLLAASADGKEIAGRLAARTGAGVLTDVVEVKEGGKAVHSIFGGAYTVEAEATGELAVITVRPGSVEAAPSAGAGEVVSVEVPGQAENATKITKREPAVAGDRPELTEATVVVSGGRGVGSAENFTVVEELADALGGAVGASRAAVDSGYYPGQFQVGQTGKTVSPQLYIALGISGAIQHRAGMQTSKTIIAVNKDEEAPIFEIADLGIVGDLFKVTPQLTEAVKARKG, from the coding sequence ATGGCAGAAGTACTTGTGCTCGTCGAGCACGCCGAAGGTGCCCCCAAGAAGGTCACCGCTGAACTGATCACCGCGGCCCGCGCCCTGGGTGAGCCGTCCGCCGTTGTGGTGGGCAAGCCCGGCACCGCCGAGCCGCTCGTCGAGTCGCTCAAGGAGGCCGGCGCGGCCAAGATCTACACCGCCGAGTCCGACGAGGCGGAGAACTACCTCATCACCCCCTACGTCGACGTGCTGGCCTCGCTGGTCGAATCGGCCGGCCCGGCAGCGGTGCTGCTGGCCGCGTCGGCCGACGGTAAGGAGATCGCCGGGCGGCTGGCCGCGCGGACCGGCGCGGGCGTGCTGACCGACGTCGTGGAGGTCAAGGAGGGCGGCAAGGCCGTCCACTCGATCTTCGGCGGCGCCTACACCGTCGAGGCCGAGGCCACCGGTGAGCTCGCGGTCATCACCGTGCGCCCCGGGTCGGTGGAGGCCGCGCCGAGCGCGGGCGCCGGCGAGGTCGTCAGCGTCGAGGTGCCGGGCCAGGCCGAGAACGCGACCAAGATCACCAAGCGTGAACCCGCGGTGGCCGGCGACCGTCCGGAGCTCACCGAGGCCACGGTCGTCGTCTCCGGCGGTCGCGGTGTCGGCAGCGCCGAGAACTTCACGGTCGTCGAGGAGCTGGCCGACGCGCTCGGCGGCGCCGTCGGTGCGTCGCGCGCCGCGGTCGACTCCGGCTACTACCCGGGCCAGTTCCAGGTGGGCCAGACCGGTAAGACCGTTTCGCCGCAGCTCTACATCGCGCTGGGCATTTCCGGTGCCATCCAGCACCGCGCGGGTATGCAGACGTCGAAGACGATCATCGCGGTGAACAAGGACGAGGAGGCGCCGATCTTCGAGATCGCCGACCTGGGCATCGTCGGTGACCTGTTCAAGGTCACCCCGCAGCTGACCGAGGCGGTCAAGGCCCGCAAGGGATAG
- a CDS encoding electron transfer flavoprotein subunit beta/FixA family protein encodes MTNIVVLIKQVPDTWSERKLSDGDFTLDREAADAVLDEINERAVEEALLIKEKEGGEGTVTVLTAGPERATEAIRKALSMGADKAVHLVDDGMHGSDMVQTGWALARALGTIEGTELVIAGNEATDGVGGAVPAIVAEYLGLPQLTHLRKVTVEDGRVTGERETDDGVFTLEAALPAVISVNEKINEPRFPSFKGIMAAKKKEVTTLSLADIGVEADEVGVANAGSKVLSSTPKPPKTAGEKVTDEGDGGTKVAEYLVAQKII; translated from the coding sequence ATGACGAACATCGTGGTCCTGATCAAACAGGTCCCTGACACCTGGTCGGAGCGCAAGCTCTCCGACGGCGACTTCACCCTCGACCGTGAGGCCGCCGACGCCGTGCTCGACGAGATCAACGAGCGCGCCGTCGAAGAGGCGCTGCTGATCAAGGAGAAAGAGGGCGGCGAGGGCACTGTGACAGTGCTCACAGCCGGGCCCGAGCGCGCCACCGAGGCCATCCGCAAGGCGCTGTCGATGGGCGCCGACAAGGCGGTGCACCTCGTCGACGACGGCATGCACGGCTCCGACATGGTGCAGACCGGCTGGGCGCTGGCGCGCGCACTGGGCACCATCGAGGGCACCGAGCTGGTCATCGCCGGTAACGAGGCCACCGACGGTGTCGGTGGAGCGGTCCCGGCCATCGTCGCCGAGTACCTGGGCCTGCCCCAGCTGACCCACCTGCGCAAGGTGACGGTCGAGGACGGCAGGGTCACCGGCGAGCGCGAAACCGACGACGGCGTCTTCACGCTGGAGGCTGCGCTGCCCGCCGTGATCAGCGTCAACGAGAAGATCAACGAGCCGCGCTTCCCGTCCTTCAAGGGCATCATGGCCGCCAAGAAGAAGGAAGTCACCACGCTGTCGCTCGCCGACATCGGCGTCGAGGCCGACGAGGTCGGCGTCGCCAACGCAGGTTCGAAGGTGCTGTCCTCGACCCCGAAGCCGCCGAAGACGGCCGGCGAGAAGGTTACCGACGAAGGCGACGGCGGCACCAAGGTCGCCGAGTACCTCGTGGCCCAGAAAATCATCTAA
- a CDS encoding class I SAM-dependent methyltransferase: MSAFVTGGPDLPLTGERTVPGLPEENYWFRRHEVVYQRLADRCAGRDVLEAGCGEGYGADLIADVARRVIGLDYDESAVAHVRARYPRVEMRHGNLASLPLSDGEVDVVVNFQVIEHLWDQGQFVAECLRVLRPGGVLLMSTPNRITFSPGRDTPVNPFHTRELNAAELIELLTAEGFRMERMCGVFHGARLRDLDARHGGSIIDAQITRALADAPWPADLLADVASVRADDFDLADAADRDIDGSLDLVAIAVRP; this comes from the coding sequence ATGAGCGCATTCGTTACCGGCGGTCCGGACCTTCCCCTTACCGGGGAACGCACGGTTCCGGGCCTGCCGGAGGAGAACTACTGGTTCCGCCGCCACGAGGTGGTGTACCAGCGTCTGGCCGATCGCTGCGCGGGCCGCGACGTTCTCGAAGCGGGGTGCGGCGAGGGCTACGGCGCCGACCTGATCGCCGACGTGGCGCGCCGCGTGATCGGTCTGGACTATGACGAATCGGCGGTCGCCCACGTCCGGGCGCGCTATCCCCGCGTCGAGATGCGGCACGGGAACCTGGCCTCGTTACCGTTGTCCGACGGGGAGGTCGACGTCGTGGTCAACTTCCAGGTGATCGAACATCTCTGGGATCAAGGACAATTCGTCGCCGAGTGTCTGCGGGTGCTGCGTCCCGGCGGTGTGCTGCTGATGTCCACCCCCAACCGCATCACCTTCTCCCCCGGCCGCGACACCCCGGTCAACCCGTTCCACACCCGCGAACTCAACGCCGCGGAGCTGATCGAATTGCTGACAGCAGAAGGGTTTCGGATGGAACGCATGTGCGGGGTCTTCCACGGCGCGCGCCTGCGCGACCTGGATGCCCGTCACGGCGGTTCGATCATCGACGCCCAGATCACCCGCGCCTTGGCGGACGCGCCGTGGCCGGCCGACCTGCTCGCCGACGTCGCGTCGGTGCGTGCCGACGATTTCGATCTCGCCGACGCCGCGGACCGCGACATCGACGGCAGCCTCGACCTGGTGGCAATCGCGGTGCGACCGTGA
- a CDS encoding 1,4-alpha-glucan branching protein domain-containing protein, translating into MFTLVLHTHLPWLAHHGRWPVGEEWLYQSWSAAYLPLMRVLRGLAAEGRRRVVTLGMTPVVTAQLDDPYCLTGMHHWLANWQLRALEATTLGAPLREFGIRELGDTERAIADFETLWAHGASPLLRELIDADTIELLGGPLAHPFQPLLNPRLREFALREGLADASLRFAHTPRGIWAPECAYAPGMETGYAAAGVGHFMVDGPSLHGDTALGRTVGGSDVVAFGRDLSVSYRVWSPKSGYPGHPAYRDFHTYDHTTGLKPARVTGRNVDSEDKAPYDPQRAERAIEHHVQDFVDVVRRRLIDESERIGRPAHVIAAFDTELFGHWWYEGPAWLARVLRALPEAGVRIGTLSDAIAEGFVGSAVELPPSSWGSGKDWQVWAGEQVGDLVHLNSEVVDTALSTVDKALGEFTTSVGAPTPRSFVADQILRETLLTVSSDWPFMVSKDTAAEYARYRAHLHAHATREIADAMAAGRPDHAQRLAEGWNRADGLFGALDARRLPR; encoded by the coding sequence ATGTTCACGCTGGTCTTACACACGCATCTGCCCTGGCTGGCCCACCACGGCCGCTGGCCGGTCGGCGAGGAATGGCTCTACCAGTCGTGGTCGGCGGCCTACCTACCGCTGATGCGTGTCCTTCGCGGACTGGCCGCAGAAGGCCGTCGCCGCGTGGTGACGCTCGGCATGACGCCCGTGGTCACCGCGCAACTCGACGATCCGTACTGCCTCACCGGCATGCACCATTGGCTGGCCAACTGGCAGCTGCGCGCGCTGGAGGCGACGACGCTCGGGGCCCCGTTGCGCGAGTTCGGCATTCGCGAACTGGGCGACACCGAGCGCGCGATCGCCGACTTCGAGACGCTGTGGGCGCACGGTGCCAGCCCGCTGCTACGTGAGCTGATCGACGCCGACACCATCGAGTTGCTCGGCGGCCCGCTGGCGCACCCGTTCCAGCCGCTACTCAACCCGCGGCTGCGCGAGTTCGCGCTGCGCGAGGGACTCGCCGATGCCTCGCTGCGATTCGCGCACACCCCGCGCGGTATCTGGGCGCCCGAGTGCGCGTACGCGCCGGGCATGGAAACCGGCTATGCCGCAGCCGGTGTCGGCCACTTCATGGTCGACGGGCCGTCGTTGCACGGGGACACCGCGCTGGGCCGCACCGTCGGCGGGTCCGACGTCGTCGCGTTCGGCAGGGACCTTTCGGTCAGCTACCGGGTGTGGTCGCCCAAGTCGGGCTATCCGGGGCACCCGGCGTACCGCGACTTCCATACCTACGACCACACCACCGGGCTCAAGCCCGCGCGAGTGACCGGCCGCAATGTCGACTCCGAGGACAAGGCGCCCTACGATCCGCAGCGCGCCGAGCGTGCGATCGAGCACCACGTCCAAGATTTCGTCGACGTGGTGCGCCGCCGGCTCATCGACGAGAGCGAACGCATCGGCAGGCCGGCCCACGTGATCGCGGCCTTCGACACCGAGTTGTTCGGCCACTGGTGGTACGAGGGCCCGGCGTGGCTGGCGCGTGTGCTGCGCGCGCTGCCGGAGGCCGGGGTGCGAATCGGCACGTTGTCCGATGCGATCGCCGAGGGCTTCGTGGGTTCTGCGGTCGAATTACCGCCCAGCTCATGGGGTTCGGGTAAGGACTGGCAGGTGTGGGCCGGTGAGCAGGTCGGCGACCTGGTCCACTTGAACAGCGAAGTCGTCGACACCGCGCTGTCCACGGTGGACAAGGCGCTCGGCGAGTTCACCACGTCGGTCGGCGCGCCCACCCCCCGCAGTTTCGTCGCCGATCAGATCCTTCGCGAGACGCTGTTGACGGTCTCCAGCGACTGGCCGTTCATGGTGAGCAAGGACACGGCCGCGGAGTACGCGCGCTACCGTGCGCACCTGCACGCCCACGCCACCCGCGAGATCGCCGACGCCATGGCCGCGGGCCGACCCGACCACGCTCAGCGGCTGGCCGAGGGCTGGAACCGCGCCGACGGACTGTTCGGCGCGCTGGACGCCCGGCGGTTACCCCGATGA
- a CDS encoding glycosyltransferase family 4 protein: MKVLMVSWEYPPVVVGGLGRHVHHLATALADAGHEVVVLSRRPSGTDPSSHPTTDDVTEGVRVVAAAQDPHEFEFGTDMMAWTLAMGHAMVRAGLALKGADTEPWKPDVVHAHDWLVAHPAIALAEYYDVPLISTVHATEAGRHSGWVSGPISRQVHAVESWLVHESDSLITCSTSMSDEITELFGPGLAEIRVIRNGIDVARWPFAPRRPRQGPAQLLYLGRLEYEKGIHDAIAALPRIRRTHPGTTLTIAGTGTQQAWLVEQARKHKVLKATSFVGHLNHDALVDLLHTADAAVLPSHYEPFGIVALEAAATGTPLVTSDVGGLGEAVINGQTGMSYAPGDIAGLAAAVRTVLDDAQAAQKMAVAARERLTSDFAWNTVAEETAQVYLAAKRAERQPHRRRTIVEHALPDR, encoded by the coding sequence GTGAAAGTCCTTATGGTGTCGTGGGAGTACCCGCCGGTCGTCGTCGGCGGCCTCGGTCGCCACGTCCACCACTTGGCCACGGCGCTGGCCGACGCAGGACACGAGGTGGTGGTGCTCAGCCGCCGGCCCAGCGGCACCGACCCCAGCAGCCATCCCACGACCGACGACGTCACCGAGGGTGTCCGCGTCGTCGCCGCCGCGCAGGATCCGCACGAGTTCGAATTCGGCACCGACATGATGGCGTGGACGCTGGCGATGGGCCATGCGATGGTGCGCGCCGGGCTGGCGCTCAAGGGCGCCGACACCGAACCCTGGAAGCCCGACGTCGTCCACGCCCACGACTGGCTCGTCGCGCATCCGGCGATCGCCCTTGCCGAATACTACGATGTACCACTGATTTCCACCGTCCACGCCACCGAAGCCGGCAGGCACTCGGGCTGGGTTTCCGGACCGATCAGCCGCCAGGTACACGCGGTGGAGTCCTGGTTGGTTCACGAATCCGACTCGCTGATCACATGTTCGACCTCGATGAGCGACGAGATCACCGAGTTGTTCGGTCCCGGGCTGGCCGAGATCCGGGTGATCCGCAACGGAATCGACGTCGCGCGTTGGCCGTTCGCGCCGCGACGGCCGCGCCAGGGGCCGGCACAGCTGCTGTATCTGGGCCGGCTCGAGTACGAGAAGGGCATCCACGACGCCATCGCCGCGCTGCCCCGCATCCGGCGCACCCACCCCGGCACCACGCTGACCATCGCCGGGACCGGAACCCAGCAGGCGTGGCTCGTCGAACAGGCGCGAAAACACAAGGTGCTCAAGGCCACATCGTTTGTCGGTCACCTCAACCACGACGCCCTGGTCGATCTTCTGCACACCGCCGACGCGGCCGTGCTGCCCAGTCACTACGAACCGTTCGGCATCGTCGCACTGGAGGCGGCCGCCACGGGCACCCCGTTGGTGACCTCCGACGTCGGCGGTTTGGGTGAGGCGGTGATCAACGGCCAGACCGGCATGTCCTATGCCCCGGGCGACATCGCCGGCCTCGCCGCCGCGGTACGCACCGTGCTCGACGACGCGCAGGCCGCCCAGAAGATGGCCGTCGCCGCGCGCGAACGTCTCACCTCAGACTTCGCCTGGAACACCGTCGCCGAGGAGACCGCGCA